In Allomuricauda ruestringensis DSM 13258, the following proteins share a genomic window:
- the kdsA gene encoding 3-deoxy-8-phosphooctulonate synthase: MDITKIPQIKHTESDNFFLLAGPCAIEGEDMAMRIAEKVVAITNKLNIPYVFKGSFKKANRSRIDSFTGIGDEKALKILRKVSETFKVPTITDIHQISDATMAAEYVDVLQIPAFLVRQTDLVVAAAETGKVVNLKKGQFMSPESMQHAVKKVIDSGNEQVWITDRGTMFGYQDMIVDFRGVPTMKQYAPVVLDVTHSLQQPNQSSGVTGGRPALIGTMARAGIAAGVDGLFMETHFDPANAKSDGANMLDLSLLEKLLTDLTAIRKTINSL, translated from the coding sequence ATGGACATCACCAAAATTCCACAAATAAAACATACGGAAAGCGATAATTTTTTCTTGTTGGCAGGCCCCTGCGCCATTGAAGGCGAGGATATGGCCATGCGAATTGCTGAAAAAGTGGTTGCCATTACCAACAAGCTCAACATTCCCTATGTGTTTAAAGGGAGTTTTAAAAAAGCGAACCGTAGCCGTATTGATTCCTTTACTGGCATTGGCGATGAAAAGGCACTAAAAATCTTGAGAAAGGTTTCCGAGACGTTCAAAGTTCCCACTATTACCGACATCCATCAAATTTCTGATGCCACAATGGCCGCAGAATATGTGGATGTTCTTCAGATTCCCGCTTTTTTGGTGAGACAAACCGACTTGGTGGTTGCAGCTGCCGAAACAGGCAAAGTGGTCAACTTGAAGAAAGGGCAATTTATGAGTCCGGAAAGTATGCAGCATGCCGTGAAAAAAGTAATCGATTCTGGTAATGAACAGGTTTGGATCACCGATCGCGGAACCATGTTCGGCTACCAAGACATGATCGTGGATTTCCGTGGTGTCCCCACCATGAAGCAATATGCTCCTGTGGTTTTGGACGTTACCCATTCCCTACAACAACCCAACCAATCTTCGGGAGTTACGGGCGGTAGACCTGCTTTGATCGGGACAATGGCCCGAGCGGGAATCGCAGCTGGGGTTGATGGTCTTTTTATGGAAACGCATTTTGACCCTGCGAACGCCAAAAGTGACGGTGCCAACATGCTCGATTTAAGTTTATTGGAAAAACTACTGACGGATTTAACTGCCATCCGCAAGACCATCAATTCACTATAA
- a CDS encoding TonB-dependent receptor: MKHILLILSFAAFFTSQAQTGNLKGKVTDQRNNPLGNVNIAVSNTSLGTNTDYSGEYEISNLAPGSYTLTFSMVGFGTQNKTVTVYANQTTKVQTITLVERQEQLNEVVVEGNQVNKFSRKASVYVSKMPLKDIENPQVYNSISTELLQDQVVTNFDDALKNAPGIDKLWESTGRGSDGAGYFSLRGFAVQPTMINGLPGLTNGSPDPANIESIEVIKGPSGTLYGSSLISYGGLININTKKPYYGFGGNISYTSGSYGLNRVSADVNTTLGNQNNLALRVNTAYHTQNSYQDAGFRKSFFFAPSLAFQASDRLSFNINTEFYNGRSTNQTMLFLDRGAPLRVTNLDELGYDFKRSYTSNDLYIDTPTYSLQGQMNYILSDSWTSQTVVSRSNAKSDGYYSYLYEVTTTAEGLSETPIADGIILARYTSNQNSETLGTDIQQNFIGDFNIGSMRNRMVVGLDYLKTRTINNSTGYGNQGFIYVGRNVDEFQAVVPALHNAFGTPMGTGLYDSGVLTQAGADAGIATLANPGAQFSEAEQEIFSAYASNVINLLPELSAMASLRVDRFSNDGYNQTAFSPKFGLVYQPILNKVSLFANYMNGFSNVAPVTELSDGNTSVRALNPEHANQFEVGTKLNLFNDKLSATFSYYDITVSDMAQRIDTDADNYFYTQDGEQTSKGFEASIVASPLDGLNIIAGYSYNDSKLVEGDASFIGFRPESAGPMNLANIWASYRFAQGTLENFGLGFGGNYASENKIFNRSNGTFAIDEYTILNASTFYDARNFRITLKLDNIANKDYYKGWSTISPQNLRSVSANFTYKF; the protein is encoded by the coding sequence ATGAAACACATATTACTCATTCTTAGTTTTGCTGCTTTTTTCACTTCTCAAGCACAAACAGGAAACCTAAAAGGAAAAGTAACCGATCAAAGAAACAACCCACTTGGCAATGTCAATATTGCGGTGTCCAACACCAGTTTAGGTACAAATACGGATTATTCCGGGGAATACGAAATTTCCAACCTTGCCCCTGGCTCCTACACCTTGACGTTTTCGATGGTAGGTTTTGGCACACAGAACAAAACCGTGACCGTTTACGCCAACCAAACCACCAAGGTGCAAACCATCACTTTGGTGGAAAGGCAAGAACAACTCAATGAAGTTGTGGTTGAAGGCAATCAAGTAAACAAATTTTCCCGCAAGGCAAGTGTCTACGTGTCGAAAATGCCACTCAAAGACATCGAGAACCCCCAGGTTTACAATTCCATCTCAACTGAATTATTGCAAGATCAGGTCGTTACCAATTTTGATGACGCCCTTAAAAATGCGCCTGGAATCGATAAACTTTGGGAATCTACGGGTAGAGGAAGCGACGGTGCAGGTTACTTTTCATTGCGTGGATTTGCCGTGCAGCCCACAATGATCAACGGCTTGCCCGGTTTGACCAACGGCAGTCCTGATCCAGCAAATATTGAATCCATCGAAGTAATCAAAGGCCCATCGGGTACTTTGTATGGAAGTAGTTTGATTTCTTACGGTGGTTTGATCAACATCAACACCAAAAAACCATACTACGGTTTTGGAGGAAATATCTCTTACACTTCAGGCAGCTACGGATTGAACCGTGTGAGTGCCGACGTAAATACCACTTTGGGCAATCAAAACAACCTTGCCCTACGTGTGAACACGGCATACCACACACAAAACAGCTACCAAGATGCTGGATTTAGAAAGTCCTTCTTTTTTGCACCATCATTGGCGTTTCAGGCAAGTGATAGGCTTTCTTTCAACATCAATACAGAATTTTACAATGGCAGAAGCACCAACCAAACTATGTTGTTCCTAGATCGCGGGGCACCACTTCGTGTGACCAATCTTGATGAACTGGGGTATGATTTTAAACGCTCCTACACCAGTAACGACTTGTACATTGATACACCAACCTACAGTTTACAAGGTCAGATGAATTACATTTTAAGTGATTCTTGGACCTCCCAAACTGTAGTTTCCAGGTCCAATGCAAAATCTGACGGCTACTATTCCTACTTGTACGAGGTAACCACAACAGCCGAAGGTCTCTCAGAAACCCCTATTGCTGATGGCATTATTTTGGCTCGCTACACCAGCAACCAAAATTCTGAGACCTTGGGTACCGATATCCAACAAAATTTTATTGGGGATTTCAATATCGGAAGCATGCGCAATCGTATGGTTGTAGGCTTGGATTACCTTAAAACCAGAACCATCAATAACAGTACGGGCTATGGAAACCAAGGTTTTATATACGTAGGTAGAAATGTAGATGAATTCCAAGCTGTGGTTCCCGCTCTTCACAATGCTTTTGGCACACCTATGGGAACAGGTTTGTACGATTCCGGTGTGTTGACACAGGCAGGTGCCGATGCAGGGATAGCCACTTTGGCCAATCCTGGAGCACAATTTAGCGAGGCTGAGCAAGAAATTTTCAGTGCCTATGCCTCCAACGTGATCAACCTATTGCCAGAATTGTCCGCAATGGCCAGTTTGCGTGTGGACCGTTTTTCCAATGATGGGTACAATCAGACCGCTTTTTCACCAAAATTTGGATTGGTGTACCAACCCATCTTGAACAAAGTATCCTTATTCGCCAACTACATGAACGGATTCAGTAACGTAGCTCCCGTAACAGAATTATCTGATGGAAATACATCCGTGAGAGCTTTGAACCCAGAACACGCCAACCAGTTCGAAGTCGGCACCAAATTGAACTTGTTCAACGACAAACTTTCGGCCACCTTTAGCTACTACGATATTACTGTTAGCGATATGGCACAACGAATCGATACCGATGCCGACAACTATTTCTATACCCAAGATGGCGAACAGACAAGCAAAGGTTTTGAAGCCAGTATTGTCGCCTCTCCCCTTGATGGATTGAATATTATTGCAGGATACAGTTACAACGATAGCAAATTAGTGGAGGGAGATGCCAGTTTTATAGGTTTTAGACCAGAGAGCGCAGGCCCCATGAACTTGGCCAATATTTGGGCCAGCTACCGATTTGCACAAGGTACATTGGAGAACTTTGGACTTGGATTTGGAGGTAACTACGCCAGCGAGAACAAAATTTTTAATAGATCCAATGGTACGTTTGCCATTGATGAGTATACTATCCTAAATGCATCCACCTTTTACGATGCAAGAAATTTCAGAATCACTTTAAAGTTGGACAACATAGCCAACAAAGACTATTACAAAGGTTGGTCAACCATTAGTCCACAAAACTTGAGGAGTGTTTCTGCCAACTTCACTTATAAATTCTAA
- a CDS encoding DUF4198 domain-containing protein: protein MKKLIATLILITLPVLSASAHYLWIETNGNGTLGQAQEVRVHYGEYTYGVIEKVKGEAFPLVSKFTLWVIAPDGTKTELSTKAKEDHYLASFTPSQNGIYTIALNNNEIDVIDYTEYDFGIFKTHYHSTAKVQVGTDGDTKTVNPDGIVVKQLKNDGEEIKLQVLYKGEPIAKNELKVYVSDLWSKTLYTDDNGEVSFALPWDTKYIVETTTKEEIPGTYNGDDYEFIWHCATYCIKR from the coding sequence ATGAAAAAACTAATCGCAACCCTAATACTCATCACTTTGCCCGTATTGTCTGCCTCTGCACATTACCTTTGGATTGAGACCAACGGCAATGGAACCTTGGGCCAAGCACAAGAAGTTCGCGTGCATTATGGCGAATACACCTATGGTGTTATTGAAAAAGTGAAGGGAGAAGCTTTTCCCTTGGTTTCAAAATTCACATTATGGGTCATTGCTCCGGATGGCACAAAAACTGAATTGAGTACGAAAGCTAAGGAAGACCATTACCTTGCCAGCTTTACACCATCACAAAATGGCATTTACACCATTGCGCTGAACAACAATGAAATCGATGTGATCGATTATACCGAGTACGACTTCGGGATTTTTAAGACACATTATCATTCCACAGCAAAAGTTCAGGTGGGAACCGACGGTGATACAAAAACCGTGAATCCTGATGGAATTGTGGTGAAACAGTTGAAAAATGATGGTGAGGAAATTAAACTTCAAGTTTTGTACAAAGGCGAACCCATCGCAAAAAACGAGCTAAAAGTATATGTTTCCGATCTGTGGTCCAAAACATTGTACACCGACGACAATGGAGAGGTTTCCTTTGCCCTGCCATGGGATACCAAATACATTGTGGAGACCACGACAAAAGAGGAAATTCCAGGCACTTATAATGGTGATGACTATGAATTTATTTGGCACTGCGCCACCTATTGTATAAAACGATAA